The following proteins are encoded in a genomic region of Iodidimonas sp. SYSU 1G8:
- the ilvD gene encoding dihydroxy-acid dehydratase, whose protein sequence is MDAHRFDKSKLPSRYVTEGPSRAPHRSYYYAMGLNDEQIHQPLVGVVSTWNESAPCNSALMRQAKVAKDGVWAAGGTPREFTTITVTDGIAMGHAGMYSSLPSRDLIADSVELSMRGHCYDALVGFAGCDKSLPGLMMAMVRLNVPSVFMYGGSILPGKFHGKDVTVVDVFEAVGQFSAGNLAEEELFKLECVACPSEGSCGGQFTANTMACVSEAIGLALPGSAGAPAPYESRDQFAYDSGVAVMELLARNIRPRDIVTRKSLENAAVVVAATGGSTNGALHLPAIAHECGIDFTLQDVAEIFKRTPYLADMKPGGKYVAKDMWEAGGIQMLLKTLLEGGYIHGDCITVTGKTIAENLKDVVWNTDQDVMRPYNDPITPTGGVVGLEGNLAPEGAIVKVAGMKNLKFTGRARCFDGEEACFAAVENRQYGEGDVLVIRYEGPQGGPGMREMLATTAAIVGQDMGSKVALITDGRFSGGTRGLCIGHVGPEAALGGPIGLLKDGDIIHIDADAGTLSVELTDEELEARRKEWTPRKNQYQSGALWKYSQLVGPAYKGAVTHPGGAAETHVYADI, encoded by the coding sequence ATGGACGCGCACCGCTTCGACAAATCCAAACTGCCCAGCCGCTATGTGACGGAAGGTCCGTCGCGGGCGCCGCACCGTTCGTACTATTACGCCATGGGGCTGAACGACGAACAGATCCACCAGCCGCTCGTCGGCGTGGTCAGCACCTGGAATGAGTCCGCGCCCTGCAACTCGGCGCTGATGCGCCAGGCCAAGGTCGCCAAGGACGGCGTCTGGGCCGCCGGCGGCACGCCGCGTGAGTTCACCACCATCACCGTCACCGACGGCATCGCCATGGGCCATGCCGGCATGTACTCCTCGCTCCCCAGCCGCGACCTGATCGCGGATTCGGTGGAACTCTCCATGCGCGGCCATTGCTATGACGCGCTCGTCGGCTTCGCCGGCTGCGACAAGTCGCTGCCCGGCCTGATGATGGCCATGGTGCGTCTCAACGTGCCGTCCGTGTTCATGTATGGCGGCTCGATCCTGCCCGGCAAGTTCCACGGCAAGGACGTCACCGTCGTCGACGTGTTCGAGGCCGTCGGCCAGTTCTCCGCCGGCAATCTGGCCGAGGAAGAGCTGTTCAAGCTGGAATGCGTCGCCTGTCCGTCGGAAGGCTCCTGTGGCGGCCAGTTCACCGCCAACACCATGGCCTGCGTGTCCGAGGCCATCGGCCTTGCGCTGCCCGGCTCGGCCGGCGCGCCCGCGCCTTACGAATCCCGCGACCAGTTCGCCTATGACAGCGGCGTCGCCGTGATGGAACTGCTGGCCCGCAACATCCGCCCGCGCGACATCGTCACCCGCAAGTCGCTGGAGAACGCCGCCGTCGTCGTCGCGGCCACGGGCGGTTCCACCAATGGCGCGCTGCATCTGCCCGCCATCGCCCATGAATGCGGCATCGACTTCACGCTGCAGGACGTGGCCGAAATCTTCAAGCGCACGCCCTATCTGGCCGACATGAAGCCGGGCGGCAAGTACGTGGCCAAGGACATGTGGGAAGCCGGCGGCATCCAGATGCTGCTGAAGACCCTGCTGGAAGGCGGCTACATCCACGGCGACTGCATCACCGTGACCGGCAAGACCATCGCCGAGAATCTGAAGGACGTGGTCTGGAACACCGATCAGGACGTGATGCGTCCCTATAACGACCCTATCACGCCGACCGGCGGCGTTGTCGGCCTCGAGGGCAATCTCGCCCCCGAAGGCGCGATCGTGAAGGTCGCCGGCATGAAGAACCTGAAGTTCACCGGCCGCGCCCGCTGCTTCGATGGCGAGGAAGCCTGCTTCGCCGCGGTCGAGAACCGCCAGTACGGCGAGGGCGACGTGCTGGTCATCCGCTATGAAGGCCCGCAGGGCGGCCCCGGCATGCGCGAGATGCTCGCCACCACGGCCGCCATCGTCGGTCAGGACATGGGCTCCAAGGTCGCGCTGATCACCGACGGCCGCTTCTCCGGCGGCACGCGCGGCCTGTGCATCGGCCATGTGGGACCGGAAGCGGCGCTGGGCGGTCCCATCGGCCTCCTGAAGGATGGCGACATCATCCATATCGACGCCGACGCCGGCACCCTGAGCGTCGAGCTCACGGACGAGGAACTGGAGGCGCGCCGCAAGGAATGGACGCCGCGCAAGAACCAGTACCAGTCCGGCGCGCTGTGGAAATATTCCCAGCTCGTCGGCCCGGCCTACAAGGGCGCCGTCACCCATCCGGGCGGCGCGGCCGAGACTCACGTCTACGCCGACATCTGA
- a CDS encoding ABC transporter permease, whose product MAAPVILIAILLAVWEIACRALAVPSYFLPPPSQVALEAAAGAPVLLASAWNTLVMALQALVLASVLACGVALLVALNRTLEKAVQPLAVALQVTPVVAIAPQVVIWAGLDHPNRAIVALAAIVAFFPIFSGALTGLKSADPDLERLFDLYGANRRQRLWRLRIPSAMPFVLEGHKVAGGLAVIGAVVAEFVAGSGAAQGLAWRILESSNRLQTARTFAAVIVLAIMGALLHAVLRYGEQAILRRLRGR is encoded by the coding sequence ATGGCCGCGCCGGTCATCCTGATCGCCATATTGCTGGCGGTCTGGGAGATCGCGTGCCGCGCCCTGGCCGTTCCGAGCTATTTTCTGCCGCCGCCTTCACAGGTCGCGCTGGAAGCAGCGGCCGGCGCGCCGGTGCTGCTCGCCTCGGCCTGGAACACTCTGGTCATGGCGCTGCAGGCGCTGGTGCTCGCCAGCGTTCTCGCCTGCGGCGTCGCCCTGCTGGTGGCGCTGAACCGCACCCTCGAAAAGGCGGTGCAGCCGCTTGCCGTGGCGCTTCAGGTCACGCCCGTCGTGGCCATCGCACCGCAGGTGGTGATCTGGGCCGGGCTCGACCATCCGAACCGGGCCATCGTCGCGCTGGCCGCCATCGTCGCGTTCTTTCCCATCTTCTCGGGCGCCCTCACCGGGTTGAAATCCGCCGATCCAGACCTTGAGCGGCTGTTCGACCTGTACGGCGCGAACCGGCGCCAGCGGCTGTGGCGCCTGCGTATTCCGTCGGCCATGCCGTTCGTGCTGGAAGGCCACAAGGTGGCGGGCGGGCTCGCGGTGATCGGCGCGGTGGTGGCCGAGTTCGTCGCCGGGTCGGGCGCGGCGCAGGGGCTGGCCTGGCGCATCCTGGAGTCCAGCAACCGGCTGCAAACCGCCCGGACGTTCGCCGCCGTGATCGTGCTGGCGATCATGGGGGCGCTGCTGCACGCCGTGCTGCGCTATGGCGAACAGGCCATCCTGCGGCGGCTGCGGGGTCGCTGA
- a CDS encoding exodeoxyribonuclease III → MKIATWNVNSVKARLPRVLEWLKEASPDVALLQEIKVVDDGFPAMEIQDLGYNIATHGQKTYNGVAILSKHRLEDISMGLPGGDGSDVQARYIEAFTGGVRVGCIYLPNGNPAPGDKYDYKLAWMDRLVAHARELLTWEEPLVLGGDYNICPQDEDVWNPAGFATDALCLPQSRNRFRQLLNLGLTDAIRAYHTGPLYSYWDYQAGAWEKDHGLRIDHLLLSPQAADRLRDAGVDRGPRGRERPSDHTPVWCEVEI, encoded by the coding sequence ATGAAGATAGCGACCTGGAACGTGAACTCGGTGAAGGCACGCCTGCCCCGCGTGCTGGAATGGCTGAAGGAAGCCAGTCCCGATGTCGCCCTGCTCCAGGAGATCAAGGTGGTCGACGATGGGTTTCCGGCCATGGAAATCCAGGATCTTGGCTACAATATCGCCACCCACGGCCAGAAGACCTACAATGGCGTCGCGATCCTGTCGAAACATCGGCTGGAGGACATCAGCATGGGCCTGCCCGGCGGCGACGGGTCGGACGTGCAGGCTCGGTACATTGAGGCCTTTACGGGCGGCGTCCGTGTCGGGTGCATCTATCTGCCCAACGGCAATCCGGCGCCCGGCGACAAATATGACTACAAGCTGGCCTGGATGGACCGCCTGGTCGCCCATGCCCGCGAGTTGCTGACCTGGGAGGAACCTCTTGTCCTGGGCGGCGACTACAACATCTGCCCGCAGGACGAGGATGTCTGGAACCCGGCCGGGTTCGCCACCGATGCGCTGTGCCTGCCGCAAAGCCGCAACCGCTTCCGGCAATTGCTCAATCTGGGCCTGACCGACGCCATTCGCGCCTATCATACCGGCCCGCTCTACTCGTACTGGGACTATCAGGCCGGTGCGTGGGAGAAGGATCACGGTCTGCGGATCGATCATCTGCTGCTGTCACCGCAGGCCGCCGACCGGCTCAGGGATGCCGGCGTCGACCGCGGCCCGCGTGGCCGCGAAAGGCCGTCCGACCATACGCCCGTGTGGTGTGAGGTGGAGATCTAA
- a CDS encoding ABC transporter substrate-binding protein: MNGLRLLLVAAAGLLAAACSEEKPAETPVSKRPTPIVFATDWRAQAEQGGFYQALATGEYAKRGLDVTILQGGPSVNVPQLLASGAVQMGMGSNSFIILNLASEKVPVTAVAAFMQKDPQVLMAHPGQGINSLADMKGRPILLGDASITAFWVWLKAKYGFTDDQVRKYTFNPGPFLADPKAIQQGYVTSEPYTIEQQGGFKPEVFLLADEGYPGYAAMVLAPDSLIASDPDAVRAFVEGSAAGWRSYLNGDPEPGDALILKDNPEMTPALLAQAREKMKAYGIVESGGAEIGAMTDARWEEFFRMASQQGVYAKDLDFRKAYSLDFLKPAAP; the protein is encoded by the coding sequence TTGAACGGATTACGACTGTTGTTGGTGGCCGCCGCCGGCCTGCTTGCGGCCGCGTGTTCGGAGGAAAAGCCCGCGGAGACGCCGGTTTCCAAACGCCCGACACCCATCGTCTTCGCCACCGACTGGCGCGCGCAGGCCGAACAGGGCGGGTTCTATCAGGCGCTGGCCACCGGCGAGTACGCGAAGCGCGGACTGGATGTGACGATCCTCCAGGGCGGTCCCTCGGTCAACGTGCCGCAGCTTCTCGCCTCGGGCGCGGTGCAGATGGGCATGGGCTCCAACAGTTTCATCATCCTCAACCTGGCGTCGGAAAAGGTGCCGGTGACGGCGGTCGCCGCCTTCATGCAGAAGGACCCGCAGGTGCTGATGGCGCATCCCGGCCAGGGCATTAATTCGCTGGCCGACATGAAAGGACGGCCGATCCTGCTGGGTGACGCGTCGATCACGGCGTTCTGGGTCTGGCTGAAGGCAAAATACGGCTTCACCGACGATCAGGTGCGCAAATACACCTTCAATCCGGGCCCGTTCCTCGCCGACCCCAAGGCGATCCAGCAGGGTTATGTGACCAGCGAGCCGTACACGATCGAGCAGCAGGGCGGCTTCAAGCCGGAGGTGTTCCTGCTCGCCGATGAAGGTTATCCGGGCTACGCGGCCATGGTGCTCGCGCCGGACAGCCTGATCGCGTCCGATCCCGACGCGGTGCGGGCCTTCGTCGAGGGCAGCGCCGCCGGCTGGCGGTCCTATCTGAACGGCGATCCCGAGCCGGGCGACGCGCTGATCCTGAAGGACAATCCGGAAATGACGCCGGCGCTGCTCGCCCAGGCGCGCGAGAAGATGAAGGCGTACGGCATCGTCGAATCCGGCGGCGCCGAAATCGGCGCCATGACCGATGCCCGCTGGGAAGAGTTCTTTCGCATGGCGTCGCAACAGGGCGTGTACGCGAAGGACCTGGATTTCCGCAAGGCCTACAGCCTGGACTTCCTGAAGCCCGCAGCGCCGTGA
- a CDS encoding ABC transporter ATP-binding protein yields the protein MSIARLSSVEVEYPTRGKALGPFDLSVAPGEIVALVGPSGCGKSTALRLLAGLEAPTRGQVERTPGRGKTSVVFQSPTLMPWATALANVALPLELAGEDKAGSRAKALAALERVGLASAAQAKPAQLSGGMAMRVSLARALVTEPELLLLDEPFAALDEITRRALAEDVHRLWSQSHPAIVFVTHNVEEAVYMANRVVVISAAPGRVFSETPIDPAFPRPADFRTTLAFRAAAESISHDLAAGMERAA from the coding sequence ATGAGCATCGCCCGGCTCTCGTCGGTCGAGGTCGAGTATCCGACCCGAGGCAAGGCCCTCGGTCCGTTCGACCTGTCCGTCGCGCCGGGCGAAATCGTGGCGCTGGTCGGCCCGTCCGGCTGCGGCAAGAGCACGGCGCTGCGTCTGCTCGCTGGCCTGGAAGCGCCGACACGCGGACAGGTGGAGCGCACGCCCGGGCGCGGCAAGACCTCGGTGGTGTTCCAGTCCCCTACCCTGATGCCGTGGGCGACGGCGCTGGCCAATGTGGCGCTGCCGCTGGAGCTGGCGGGCGAGGACAAGGCCGGATCGCGGGCCAAGGCGCTCGCGGCGCTGGAGCGGGTCGGGCTGGCCTCGGCGGCCCAGGCCAAGCCGGCGCAATTGTCCGGCGGGATGGCCATGCGCGTGTCGCTGGCCAGGGCGCTGGTGACCGAGCCCGAGTTGCTGCTGCTCGACGAGCCCTTCGCCGCGCTGGACGAGATCACACGGCGCGCGCTGGCCGAGGACGTGCACCGGCTGTGGTCGCAGAGTCATCCGGCCATCGTGTTCGTGACGCACAATGTGGAGGAAGCGGTCTATATGGCCAACAGGGTCGTGGTGATCAGCGCCGCGCCCGGCCGCGTGTTCAGCGAGACACCCATCGACCCCGCCTTCCCGCGCCCGGCCGATTTCCGCACCACGCTGGCATTCCGCGCCGCCGCCGAGAGCATTTCCCACGATCTGGCGGCGGGCATGGAGCGCGCGGCGTGA